A portion of the Geoalkalibacter ferrihydriticus DSM 17813 genome contains these proteins:
- the xseA gene encoding exodeoxyribonuclease VII large subunit yields the protein MQQPLPILTVSRLTALLKETVEDNFVRVLVEGEISNFSRPSSGHFYFSLKDARSQVRGVMFRAQNRLLPFTPEDGMQVVCAGRVSLYEPRGELQLVVEGIEPKGLGSLQLAFEQLKARLTAEGLFDPARKRPLPSFPRCIGVVTSASGAVLHDILNVLRRRGAGVRVVLRPALVQGAAAAGDIVAAIDELNRQGEADVLIVGRGGGSLEDLWAFNEESVARAVAASRIPVIAAVGHETDVTITDFAADLRAPTPSAAAEMVAKSRLELEGHLDHLCLRLGAQMRARLALLRERVNGLERRLRSPRQQIRQWREHEQYLEKRLQRGLSQHLRRRHEQLAAAAARLDALSPLAVLARGYAIVLREKDGRAVRDAAQVAVGEAVRVRLGQGQLNARVTEVKE from the coding sequence ATGCAGCAACCGCTTCCCATTCTGACCGTATCGCGTCTCACCGCTCTGCTCAAGGAGACGGTGGAGGACAACTTTGTCCGCGTACTGGTTGAGGGAGAAATCTCCAATTTCTCTCGCCCGTCTTCGGGGCACTTTTACTTTTCCCTCAAGGACGCGCGTTCCCAGGTGCGCGGGGTGATGTTTCGCGCCCAGAACCGGCTGTTGCCCTTCACACCTGAAGACGGCATGCAGGTGGTTTGCGCCGGGCGCGTTAGCCTCTATGAGCCGCGTGGGGAATTGCAACTGGTGGTCGAGGGCATTGAGCCCAAGGGTTTGGGTAGCCTGCAACTGGCTTTTGAGCAACTTAAGGCGCGCCTTACCGCCGAGGGCCTGTTCGATCCCGCGCGCAAGCGTCCCCTGCCGTCTTTCCCACGCTGTATCGGGGTGGTGACTTCGGCCAGTGGCGCCGTTCTTCACGACATCCTCAATGTGCTCCGACGGCGGGGCGCCGGGGTACGGGTTGTGCTGCGGCCCGCGCTGGTGCAAGGTGCAGCGGCCGCGGGCGATATTGTCGCGGCCATCGACGAACTCAATCGCCAAGGCGAGGCCGACGTGCTCATCGTCGGGCGCGGCGGCGGCAGCCTCGAAGATCTCTGGGCCTTTAACGAAGAATCCGTGGCACGCGCCGTCGCCGCTTCACGGATTCCCGTGATTGCCGCCGTGGGCCATGAAACCGATGTCACCATCACCGATTTCGCCGCCGATCTGCGTGCGCCCACGCCCAGCGCGGCAGCGGAAATGGTGGCCAAAAGCCGTCTTGAGCTTGAAGGCCATCTCGATCATCTGTGCCTGCGTCTGGGTGCGCAGATGCGTGCGCGACTGGCCCTGCTGCGCGAAAGGGTCAATGGTCTGGAGCGCCGTCTGCGCTCGCCTCGTCAACAGATCAGACAGTGGAGGGAGCACGAGCAGTATTTGGAAAAGCGCCTGCAGCGCGGGCTCAGCCAACACCTGCGGCGCCGCCATGAGCAACTGGCGGCCGCTGCCGCGCGCCTTGACGCTCTCTCCCCCTTGGCGGTGTTGGCACGCGGTTACGCGATTGTTTTGCGCGAAAAAGACGGACGCGCGGTGCGTGATGCGGCGCAGGTCGCCGTCGGTGAGGCCGTGCGGGTTCGCCTTGGCCAGGGACAGCTCAACGCCAGGGTTACGGAGGTGAAGGAATGA
- a CDS encoding M23 family metallopeptidase gives MKKIIFAGLLVLLLAATSAAGQLTLRPQVIDNGAAALLVWKGPTPLSGEARFADQRFPFAPRADGAVALLAADLDLPAGSYPIEVTLDLPGAAGQTHSLVLEVRHLERAVQRLSLPPSQVTPHEPEVLERIQRERQRFNEIFAQTSLPVLWQEFLRPVDDPTGSPFGVRRILNDQPRAPHSGVDFRSPRGTPVRAAAHGRVVMAGDFFFTGNTVVLDHGGGLYSLYAHLDNIACAEGELLDAGATLGRVGSTGRSTGPHLHWGVRLQNQRIDPLVLVNLLPAESS, from the coding sequence ATGAAGAAAATTATTTTTGCGGGACTGCTGGTTTTGCTTTTGGCGGCGACATCCGCCGCCGGTCAATTAACCCTGCGTCCGCAGGTTATCGACAACGGTGCTGCCGCCCTGCTGGTGTGGAAGGGGCCGACGCCCCTCTCCGGCGAAGCGCGCTTTGCCGACCAGCGCTTTCCTTTTGCGCCTCGCGCGGACGGTGCCGTGGCGCTGCTCGCCGCCGATCTTGATCTGCCCGCAGGCTCCTATCCGATCGAGGTGACTCTGGATCTGCCTGGAGCCGCGGGCCAGACGCACAGCCTGGTACTTGAGGTACGTCACCTTGAGCGTGCCGTGCAACGTCTGAGCCTGCCTCCCTCGCAGGTGACGCCCCACGAGCCAGAGGTGCTCGAACGCATTCAGCGCGAGCGGCAACGCTTTAACGAGATCTTCGCGCAAACCAGTCTGCCGGTTCTCTGGCAGGAGTTTCTGCGTCCCGTCGACGACCCCACCGGAAGTCCCTTCGGCGTGCGGCGCATTCTCAACGATCAGCCGCGTGCGCCCCATTCCGGTGTTGATTTCCGCAGTCCGCGCGGCACTCCGGTACGCGCCGCGGCCCATGGACGGGTGGTCATGGCTGGGGATTTCTTTTTCACCGGCAACACTGTGGTGCTTGATCACGGCGGAGGACTTTATTCCCTCTACGCGCATCTTGACAACATCGCCTGCGCTGAAGGTGAGCTGCTTGACGCCGGCGCCACTCTGGGGCGCGTCGGCAGTACCGGACGCAGCACCGGGCCGCATCTGCACTGGGGGGTGCGCCTGCAGAACCAGCGCATCGATCCTTTGGTTCTGGTGAACCTGTTGCCCGCTGAAAGTTCTTGA
- the xseB gene encoding exodeoxyribonuclease VII small subunit, giving the protein MTEVAFEKALKNLEAAVERLESGELPLEEALSCFEEGVRSAQLCRKSLQDVEARVELLLKEKDGSFTLTPMATDEG; this is encoded by the coding sequence ATGACGGAAGTGGCTTTTGAAAAAGCCTTGAAAAATCTGGAGGCCGCGGTAGAGCGTCTCGAAAGCGGTGAACTGCCCCTGGAAGAAGCTCTGTCCTGTTTCGAGGAAGGCGTGCGCAGTGCCCAGCTCTGCCGCAAATCCTTGCAGGACGTCGAAGCCCGCGTCGAACTGCTGCTCAAGGAAAAAGACGGCAGCTTCACTCTGACGCCCATGGCGACTGATGAGGGATGA
- a CDS encoding polyprenyl synthetase family protein, with protein sequence MDIKTYLKDKAALVDAALDRYLPGADTLPEKLHQSMRYSVMAGGKRVRPILLLASCNAVGGDEAAALPAACALEMIHTYSLIHDDLPAMDDDDFRRGRPTNHKVYGEATAILAGDALLTEAFELLSDPEINREVSAETLLRVSHIIARFAGSTGMVGGQVVDMESEGKEIDFPTLEYIHTRKTGALMLASVQCGALLGGADEQAFAALTRYGSAAGLAFQVADDILNVISTSETLGKTAGSDAVRGKATYPALIGLDASRGRARELKEMAIAALDPLGEKAEPLRAIARFIVERSS encoded by the coding sequence TTGGATATCAAAACCTACCTCAAGGATAAAGCCGCCCTGGTCGATGCCGCCTTGGATCGCTACCTGCCCGGAGCCGATACTCTGCCGGAGAAGTTGCATCAGTCCATGCGGTATTCGGTCATGGCCGGCGGCAAGCGCGTTCGTCCCATTCTGCTGCTTGCCTCGTGCAACGCCGTCGGCGGTGATGAAGCGGCCGCTCTGCCGGCGGCCTGTGCCCTGGAGATGATTCATACCTATTCCCTCATCCACGACGATCTGCCGGCCATGGATGATGACGATTTTCGCCGCGGTCGGCCCACCAACCACAAGGTTTACGGTGAAGCGACCGCCATTCTTGCCGGCGACGCCCTGCTTACCGAGGCCTTTGAGCTGCTCTCCGATCCTGAGATCAACCGCGAGGTTTCGGCCGAAACCCTGCTGCGGGTCAGCCACATCATCGCCCGTTTTGCCGGCTCCACGGGCATGGTCGGAGGGCAGGTGGTGGATATGGAATCCGAGGGCAAAGAGATTGATTTCCCCACTCTTGAGTATATTCACACACGTAAGACCGGGGCGCTGATGCTCGCCTCGGTGCAGTGCGGTGCTCTTCTCGGCGGTGCTGACGAGCAGGCGTTCGCCGCCTTGACTCGTTACGGCAGCGCGGCAGGACTGGCGTTCCAGGTTGCCGACGACATTCTAAACGTGATAAGCACCAGTGAAACCCTGGGTAAGACCGCCGGCAGCGACGCCGTGCGTGGCAAGGCCACCTATCCAGCCCTCATCGGGCTCGATGCCAGCCGCGGTCGGGCGCGCGAACTTAAAGAAATGGCCATCGCCGCCCTCGATCCTCTAGGCGAAAAGGCCGAGCCTTTGCGCGCCATCGCCCGCTTCATCGTGGAGCGCTCATCCTGA
- the dxs gene encoding 1-deoxy-D-xylulose-5-phosphate synthase — protein MSILDGLTSPAQIRDLSLSKVEELAAEIRDELVSTVAVTGGHLASNLGVVELTLALHRVFNTPRDRIVWDVGHQAYTHKLLTGRRERFCSLRQSDGLSGFPKREESEYDCFDVGHASTSISAALGLACARDILGGSEKVVAVIGDGSLTGGLAFEGLNQAGHLKKDLIVVLNDNEMSISSNVGAISSFLSRKMTSDLFVRFKKETQNLLTHLPGFGRELVNLARRAEDSLKGFLTPGMLFEAFGFDYVGPIDGHNLAELEETLQNVSRLKGPSLVHVITRKGKGYVPAEANPSLFHGVGPFDAETGEVHKKAAAAPSYTSIFGRTLVDMAEEDPRVIAITAAMIEGTGLQDFAKRFPERFYDVGIAEQHAVTFAAGLACHGQRPVVAIYSTFLQRAYDNVVHDVCLQNLPVTFAMDRGGLVGADGPTHHGVFDYSYLRHIPNLTFMVPRDEVQLRRALATAMAQDGPFAFRYPRGESQGLELPEKITPAPIGQGEKLREGKDGVFFAIGTMVGEALAAAQALAEEGVDMAVVDACFLKPLDRTLLMAEAQRTGFVVTCEENVLQGGFGSAVLELFEETAVDARVLRVGLPDAFVDQGTQQELRARHAINSEGIAERVRAALGRPPQSAAG, from the coding sequence ATGAGTATTCTCGATGGTTTGACCTCTCCCGCGCAAATCCGGGATCTAAGTTTATCCAAGGTCGAAGAACTCGCCGCGGAGATACGCGATGAACTTGTCAGCACGGTTGCCGTCACCGGTGGACATCTTGCCAGCAACCTCGGCGTGGTTGAGCTGACCCTGGCTCTGCATCGCGTATTCAACACTCCGCGCGATCGTATCGTGTGGGACGTCGGCCATCAGGCCTACACCCACAAACTGCTCACCGGACGGCGCGAGCGTTTTTGCTCTCTGCGTCAATCCGATGGCCTCAGCGGTTTTCCCAAGCGCGAGGAAAGCGAGTACGACTGCTTTGATGTGGGCCACGCCAGTACCTCCATCTCCGCTGCCCTCGGGTTGGCCTGTGCCCGCGATATACTCGGCGGCAGCGAGAAGGTGGTGGCGGTCATCGGCGATGGATCCCTCACCGGCGGCCTGGCTTTTGAAGGTCTCAATCAAGCCGGGCATCTAAAGAAAGATCTCATTGTCGTACTCAACGACAATGAGATGTCCATCTCGTCCAACGTCGGCGCGATTTCTTCCTTCCTCAGCCGCAAGATGACCTCCGATTTGTTCGTGCGCTTCAAAAAAGAAACGCAGAACCTGCTCACCCATCTACCGGGCTTTGGCCGCGAACTGGTCAATCTGGCCCGCCGTGCCGAGGATTCCCTTAAGGGTTTTCTCACCCCGGGCATGTTGTTTGAGGCCTTCGGCTTCGACTATGTGGGGCCCATTGACGGCCACAACCTCGCCGAACTTGAAGAAACCCTGCAGAATGTTTCGCGCCTCAAGGGGCCGTCGTTGGTGCATGTCATCACGCGCAAGGGCAAGGGCTATGTCCCGGCGGAAGCCAACCCTTCTCTGTTTCACGGGGTCGGACCTTTCGATGCCGAAACCGGTGAGGTTCATAAAAAAGCTGCGGCCGCTCCGAGCTACACCTCGATTTTCGGGCGCACCCTGGTCGACATGGCCGAGGAGGATCCGCGGGTCATAGCGATTACCGCCGCTATGATCGAAGGCACCGGCCTGCAGGATTTCGCCAAACGCTTCCCCGAGCGCTTCTATGACGTCGGCATTGCCGAACAGCACGCCGTGACCTTTGCCGCGGGTCTTGCCTGCCACGGTCAGCGGCCAGTGGTGGCTATTTATTCAACCTTTCTGCAGCGTGCCTACGACAACGTGGTGCATGATGTCTGTCTGCAGAATCTGCCGGTGACCTTTGCCATGGACCGCGGCGGCCTCGTCGGAGCCGACGGGCCCACCCATCACGGCGTCTTCGACTATTCCTATCTAAGGCACATTCCCAATCTTACCTTCATGGTACCGCGCGACGAGGTGCAGTTACGTCGCGCCCTGGCCACCGCCATGGCCCAGGATGGCCCCTTTGCCTTTCGCTATCCACGCGGCGAATCCCAAGGGTTGGAGCTGCCCGAGAAAATCACACCGGCTCCTATCGGGCAGGGTGAGAAGTTGCGCGAAGGCAAAGACGGCGTGTTTTTCGCCATCGGTACCATGGTCGGTGAAGCCCTGGCTGCCGCGCAAGCCCTGGCTGAAGAGGGTGTGGATATGGCGGTGGTCGATGCCTGCTTTCTTAAACCTCTGGATCGCACCCTGCTCATGGCTGAGGCCCAACGTACCGGCTTCGTCGTGACCTGTGAGGAGAACGTCCTGCAGGGCGGCTTCGGCTCCGCGGTTCTCGAACTCTTTGAAGAAACCGCTGTCGATGCACGCGTCCTGCGTGTCGGCCTGCCCGATGCTTTCGTTGATCAGGGCACCCAGCAGGAACTGCGCGCTCGCCACGCCATCAATTCCGAAGGCATCGCCGAGCGTGTGCGCGCCGCCTTGGGGCGGCCGCCGCAGAGTGCCGCGGGGTAG
- a CDS encoding ion transporter — protein sequence MGAVIDSGMGWRARLHAKIESRLVQRFIIVVIILNGVVLGLETEPRAVALFGGVLETLDRICLGIFVVEIGLAMVAGGLRFFRDPWRVFDFIVVGIALIPAAGAFSVLRSLRVLRVLRLVSAAPQMRSIVRALLSAIPGLSSICLLLMLVFYVAAVVATNLFATSFPEWFGTIGASMYTLFQVMTLESWSMGIVRPVLEVYPYAWLFFIPFIMTMTFTMLNLFIAVIVNAIQTQSESVQEEQIVKIEEITHQSESCLHTDIAGLRGEIRELKELLGRRDPG from the coding sequence ATGGGAGCAGTTATTGACTCAGGCATGGGCTGGCGCGCCAGGCTCCATGCGAAAATCGAATCGCGCCTGGTGCAGCGTTTCATCATCGTGGTTATCATTCTTAATGGCGTCGTCCTTGGCCTTGAAACCGAGCCGCGAGCCGTCGCCCTGTTCGGCGGTGTTCTTGAAACTCTGGACCGGATCTGTTTAGGGATTTTCGTCGTGGAGATCGGCTTGGCCATGGTTGCCGGCGGCTTGCGCTTTTTTCGCGATCCCTGGCGGGTCTTTGATTTCATCGTGGTGGGGATTGCGCTGATTCCAGCCGCCGGCGCGTTTTCGGTGTTACGCAGCCTGAGGGTGCTGCGCGTGTTGCGCCTGGTGTCGGCCGCACCGCAGATGCGCTCCATCGTCCGGGCCCTGCTTTCGGCTATTCCGGGACTCAGTTCCATCTGCCTGCTGCTGATGCTGGTTTTTTACGTCGCGGCGGTTGTTGCCACCAATCTTTTCGCGACTTCGTTTCCGGAGTGGTTCGGCACCATCGGCGCCTCCATGTACACTCTGTTTCAGGTCATGACCCTTGAGAGCTGGTCCATGGGCATTGTGCGTCCAGTGCTGGAGGTTTATCCCTACGCCTGGCTGTTTTTCATTCCGTTCATCATGACCATGACCTTTACCATGCTCAATCTTTTTATCGCCGTGATCGTCAATGCCATCCAGACTCAGAGTGAAAGCGTGCAAGAAGAGCAGATCGTGAAGATCGAGGAGATCACCCATCAGTCGGAGTCCTGCCTGCATACCGATATTGCCGGCCTGCGTGGGGAAATCCGCGAGTTGAAAGAGCTGCTCGGACGCCGTGACCCTGGGTAG
- a CDS encoding PLDc N-terminal domain-containing protein: MGPEIGGILGLVVLVFVAYAIFNVVQSPVGIWSKVGWVLAVILIPVLGVLVWLLFGPRRSNA, from the coding sequence ATGGGACCTGAAATCGGCGGGATTCTTGGCTTAGTGGTGCTAGTCTTCGTCGCTTATGCAATTTTCAACGTCGTGCAAAGCCCTGTCGGTATCTGGAGCAAGGTCGGCTGGGTGCTGGCGGTCATTCTGATCCCGGTCCTGGGGGTGCTTGTCTGGCTGCTCTTCGGACCGCGCCGATCAAATGCCTGA
- the sbtA gene encoding SbtA family thio(seleno)oxazole RiPP natural product precursor encodes MNAKEMKKILAGLGIATLVSASGVALPGALHAGSGUGGKGDGTVGADKEKSSGTSGUGAQTNGAVSTDDDKKPGKDTEKDEQKSEKDKDKDKDKDEKKTGNSG; translated from the coding sequence ATGAATGCCAAGGAGATGAAAAAAATCCTGGCCGGGCTGGGGATTGCGACCCTGGTGTCGGCCTCCGGCGTGGCGCTGCCCGGTGCGCTCCATGCCGGCAGCGGCTGAGGCGGCAAAGGCGACGGCACAGTTGGTGCCGACAAGGAAAAAAGTTCCGGGACCAGTGGTTGAGGCGCGCAGACAAACGGTGCCGTGAGCACTGACGACGACAAGAAGCCCGGAAAAGACACCGAGAAAGACGAACAAAAATCCGAAAAAGACAAGGACAAGGACAAGGACAAGGACGAAAAGAAAACCGGAAACAGTGGTTGA
- the sbtM gene encoding thio(seleno)oxazole modification radical SAM maturase SbtM produces the protein MFTRLKKKFPACAKALPEAFWQQRDAGLAAAAQRDEFPEQVQRFISATGGDAYLPDLARVELAQQRLESLRWEPPSPGNLVRINPTLTLLEVAWHPLLPLLDGVAIIPEFSPRILAFWRHPQTGEAHRAVARPQDLLALKIVAEQLDPLEVAAATGRPVGTADAALEQAVNLGLLLSPPSGLRRSVADFPIPAQTPEIFLQAEVFTLQWHITHRCDLHCRHCYDRSVRTEVTLDSGLKVLDQLRAFCLKHHVGGQVSFSGGNPFLHPEFLQLYEAARDRNLNLAILGNPVSEERLDQVLQIAKPAFYQVSLEGLQKHNDEIRGEGNFAAVLDFLDLLKRKNIYSMVMLTLTRANMSQVLELAELLRDRVDLFTYNRLAMVGEGACLESPLADEYRTFVQQYLRATQSNPVLALKDSLINIEREQCDQTLFGGCTGFGCGAAFNFVSLLPDGEVHACRKFPSLIGSIQQQTLTEIYASPAAQAYRRGCEACAPCHLRAVCGGCLAAGWGRGVDPFKDKDPACFLPPN, from the coding sequence ATGTTCACCCGACTTAAAAAAAAGTTTCCGGCCTGTGCCAAAGCCCTCCCCGAAGCCTTTTGGCAACAGCGCGATGCGGGTCTTGCCGCGGCGGCGCAACGGGATGAGTTTCCGGAGCAGGTTCAACGTTTTATCTCCGCCACAGGGGGCGATGCGTATCTACCCGACCTTGCCCGGGTCGAGTTGGCGCAACAACGTCTGGAGTCCCTGCGCTGGGAACCACCTTCACCTGGCAACCTGGTGCGGATTAATCCGACGCTGACCCTGCTGGAAGTGGCGTGGCACCCGCTTTTGCCCTTGCTTGACGGCGTGGCGATTATCCCGGAATTTTCGCCGCGCATTCTGGCCTTCTGGCGCCATCCTCAAACAGGTGAGGCGCATCGAGCCGTGGCCCGGCCTCAGGATTTACTTGCTCTCAAGATCGTTGCCGAGCAGTTGGATCCCTTAGAGGTCGCTGCCGCAACCGGGCGCCCGGTAGGTACCGCGGATGCGGCGCTGGAGCAGGCTGTAAACCTGGGGCTGCTGCTTTCTCCGCCATCGGGTTTGCGGCGCAGCGTCGCCGATTTTCCCATTCCTGCCCAGACGCCCGAGATCTTTTTGCAGGCCGAAGTTTTCACCCTGCAATGGCATATCACGCACCGTTGCGATCTGCACTGCCGGCACTGCTACGACCGCAGTGTCCGCACCGAGGTCACGCTTGATTCGGGCCTGAAAGTACTCGATCAGTTGCGCGCTTTCTGTCTCAAGCATCATGTGGGGGGACAGGTTTCCTTCTCGGGCGGCAACCCCTTTCTCCATCCCGAGTTTTTGCAGCTCTATGAAGCCGCGCGCGACCGCAATCTCAACCTGGCCATCCTGGGCAATCCGGTGAGTGAGGAGCGCTTGGACCAGGTGCTACAAATTGCCAAGCCCGCTTTTTATCAGGTCAGTCTGGAAGGTTTGCAGAAGCACAACGATGAGATCCGCGGCGAGGGCAATTTTGCTGCCGTGTTGGATTTTCTCGATCTGCTAAAGCGCAAGAACATTTATTCCATGGTTATGTTGACCCTGACCCGGGCCAATATGAGTCAGGTTCTGGAGCTGGCCGAGTTGCTCCGCGACCGGGTTGACCTGTTTACCTATAATCGTCTGGCCATGGTGGGCGAAGGTGCCTGCCTTGAATCGCCCCTGGCGGACGAATATCGGACTTTTGTGCAGCAGTATCTGCGCGCCACACAATCCAACCCGGTCCTCGCGCTCAAGGACAGTCTCATCAATATCGAGCGCGAGCAGTGTGATCAGACGCTGTTCGGCGGATGTACCGGGTTCGGTTGTGGCGCGGCATTCAATTTCGTGTCCTTGTTGCCGGACGGTGAGGTTCATGCCTGCCGCAAATTCCCCTCGCTTATCGGCAGCATCCAACAGCAGACTCTCACCGAAATCTATGCATCGCCTGCGGCCCAGGCGTACCGGCGTGGTTGCGAGGCCTGTGCTCCCTGCCACCTGCGGGCGGTTTGCGGCGGATGTCTGGCCGCTGGCTGGGGACGAGGAGTTGATCCCTTCAAAGACAAAGATCCGGCCTGTTTTCTACCCCCCAACTAA
- the crcB gene encoding fluoride efflux transporter CrcB: MKLFYIALFGACGCVARYWVSLRVYALAGVGLPYGTLSVNILGSFLLGLLMEIEWRSGFLSADLRTGLAVGFLGGFTTFSTFSYETLRLLEKGNLVQAGANIVLNVVVCVVFAGLGIYCARQF; the protein is encoded by the coding sequence GTGAAATTATTTTATATCGCCCTGTTCGGGGCTTGCGGTTGCGTGGCTCGTTATTGGGTTTCGCTCCGGGTATATGCTCTGGCGGGTGTCGGACTGCCATACGGTACGCTGAGCGTCAACATCCTCGGCTCTTTTCTCTTAGGATTGCTCATGGAAATAGAATGGCGCTCAGGCTTTTTATCGGCCGACTTGCGCACTGGTCTGGCGGTGGGTTTTCTTGGCGGCTTCACAACTTTTTCGACCTTTTCCTACGAAACTCTACGCCTCCTGGAAAAAGGCAACCTTGTGCAGGCGGGCGCCAATATTGTGCTGAACGTGGTGGTTTGCGTTGTCTTTGCGGGTTTGGGAATTTATTGTGCGCGACAGTTCTGA